Genomic DNA from Papaver somniferum cultivar HN1 unplaced genomic scaffold, ASM357369v1 unplaced-scaffold_29, whole genome shotgun sequence:
actataactcggccactagggccacctaggggtttaaaggcttattgcatacgctaaatgcaatcgacgatgcctgcgacagtgagttaggattttattttgtagttttgatttgctcgggactagcaaataataagtttgggggtatttgatagacgcatttatgtgtctaatatagctcatttgtatatattgttagtactcgatattgtacttatttggttattttatgtatttgtacgtgtttttggaaaataatctcttgcggcgaatttggctaaaaatgtggcatttggacctccgttgataacgtaccggaagcgcctcagaagtgtaccggaagtatcccagaaataccccggaggaaccccgaaaaaagtgcggaaaatgccccagatgacacttgctatacggacccttgattttggataaggggtaacctaattactaaggggtgacccatttccaggcatctgctaaagggagaccagccacagataaggggaggtcaacttctcaaatttaaaagcaaattttggcgggaaaatgcatgcagcgtctggcagatttgaagatcgaattttggacgtgattttaagagattcaattgctgtatttggtacgtatggactctgcatgactaaacaggcctgatacaatcaattggacccaaccaattgggctggaatggccgagagagagtttcaaagtctcaacagagagacgtgttctgtttcgagttcaggagatttttgagagatttctggaggactttgacgctggattaacatgtacatggtcttattcaagtctaggaaagagtttggtagctattttatagctaacagcacgtgaaaaagctcaacagaagcgattattctctcaacagcgcagagaagaaaaagaaagaaaaagtcggaatttatacgagatatttggggtctgtgggatatataagagttgtTTCAAGTCATTAAaggggttagaaacccttaggagagagttaggaggagtttagagacgagtagaggaagttacagagaattggtgctgctgctgccattgaagaacctgaagaacacgaagaacagactcgcagagtccgtcgttcttcagcagtcttatttcaaaaccaactgtcgttgttttacagcagttggtgctactatcgttgtttttaagacccttccactttgtaacagtgacgctgtaacatttatacagcgttgcaaacttctttttacaccattttcatcaataaaaacacattattaagccatgaatacatcttatgatcatgtttttgggatgaggagctaaacccaatccaaggggtgacagaggaagccattctcacaataattatgtggtaatctctattttattaatttatgcaatatttttatatgattaattgcattgataaaaatgatttaaatggtttttattaatcaactgtgttttcccttgataatgcatgcttagttttagactcttgatgcattatacttgtgattaacatttgatattttggaaaatctgctcttggcaatttttagaatcaacccaattatttaaattgcatagtaaaaaaatattagatcacataagtattgttgattggtggaatcttaacccctatttctccataaatttttacttcagtttgctatttttcctaaattttatttaaatctagaaattttgttaccttcacaagtctgaaaagacccctttttaccactattactacaatcactatttgaaaaaccatcattgtgcaattccgaactcgcaaatccacacctaatcgtacatATGGATATCGAAAATTCCGAACTCACAAACCGTCGACCGATATAatcataaaagctgaattcatgtagctataaatgtgaaggagcgtactcCATATACCACATgaggaaattctcatttcccataacaattcataatgacataccttacaagtcctttccatttCATGGAAAGTTCAAAGAATTGACAGAATTATCATGATGCAGTTTATATAAAGTATGGAATGCATGACAGACAACAACAACGGTTTCCAAAGAGTTAGAGTATTCccgcctcttttgatgacaagtcacgcctacctcgagatccacgatccactggttcatcctttgaatcggtcGTTGTTAATAGACTGACTGTTAATCATATAAgaactctaagagtttagccaaaaagCTCACACAAGGAACATACAATTCTATCTGATGGTTCTAAGCCCGTTATGGTATCTtattctctatctttaacatatctaagatttactaattgaattagtctggttctatagtctattagGTAAGTCTTATaaacatctacaactttgtagaagaaatcaaaggctaattcagaccatgAAGGTCCAATACATCAAAATAGAAACTAACTATAAGCCCAAGCCCAACAAACCATTTCCTTAAACTAAGGCCTGGTCCAAATGAGTCTATTAACGGTCACTGACGGTCAAACGGGTCAATAAACAGTCCAGTCAGTCCAAGCCTAAGGTCAAGGTCCAACTCGGTCCACCGAGTCAACTCGGGTCAAGACAGGGAACTCGCTGAGTCAACAAGGTTCAACTCAGGTTATCAGGGTCAACTCTACTCAGTCAGCTAAACAATACTGAATCAGACTGAATAAGCTCAGTCAGACAGGCCAAGGGTCTTTCTCACACATCTGTAACTCTCTAACTCTCTAACTCTACAACTCTAACTTTACAATTCTAACTCAAGTACAACTTCAATCTACTCAAAGCATCGATTCAAATCATTTAAattataactcaaaattgatttacaAGATAACAAGGTCTACCTGCAAATGCAGTTTCCAAGCCTCAACCACACACACCACTACTACTAGCTTTTCCTCCATCTTTCCAACTCAAACATGTGTAAGAAACCCTTAGCATTACAATACATCTTACTTTACTTGCATTACACAACACATACATTCAAGTAACTCTGTCTCACAGCTCAACACACCACCACTAAAACACTAACCATGTCATCTCAGACTCGAACCACTTTTGCTAAACAAACTCCAAAGAAACTCACTTCCTAGCCATAGTATTTCAGAGTCACAACACTTCACCTCCAAACTCATCTTCACCAATTCAACATCCACTTGCACATTCATTACTGCATGACAGATATACAAGAACATCACCACAACAACATCAGTACCAGTTGTGACTCAATTCCAACTTCATAGCACTATCTAGCAACTCTGTCCAAACTGAACTTTGAAGCCAACTACAACACCCACGGTATTAACACCATCACCATTACCCATTTACTCCAACATAGTTAACCCTGCATATTCAAACTGAATCCCTATCAACACCTTTAACAGAAACACGCATTCTCCACCATACTGTCCATACTCAATCACAACCAGAACATCACCAACTCATTATCCATATTTGAAATTCCCCCATCCCTGTAATATTCGTTCTTATTTACCATTACAGTTCAGCATAATACAATATATGAACAACACCATCAACTACCACAACTTTGTAACCATATATACACTCATTTGAAAGTCTACAATCAATCTTATGAATATCCTTCTCAATATTAATTCATTAACAACTTCCTAAACTCATAATGAAAATGAATAACTCAACTAAGATTATAGAGAAAGATAATTACctcaaacacaacccaacaatAGTCTTCCCTGAATTGATGTTCCACCACCCACTGATGCCGAAAACTAATTCCCATCTCCCCTGAGTTTGAAACAACCTTTGAAGCAACACACCATCATCAATTATACTCTGATATTAGTCTTCTCTTCTCAGTTTCATATAAAAACCCTAAGTTTCCATCATCACCATCAACCCTCAGATGAACCCTAGATTGATTCTTACTCCACAATTCGAGTTCATAACATCTATTCAACCCCTCAACTCAACCCGAATCACTTATCAATTCCAACATGCACTCAACATCAatctccaaaaccctaaattcttcaaTTCATCATCAGAACCACTTCAAAACATCAATTAAACTGCAACCCGTTCGTCCGTCATCTACTAGAAACTCTTCAACCCAACTAATTTACTTCGAACTCAAAGTATAactacaaaccctagttctgctTCTCTCtgattcatctttcttttaatcttcttcaagatctaatcgaacaccaccaccatcaaccacTACATGATATTCTCACACTTCCTAACGATCACACAACCTCCTCTTGATCGCAGAATCTCTCGCAGAACAGAATTaacagaagaaagaaagaagaagaaggatggagagaaaagaaagagaaaagagagTTATCTTCTCGATCGGGTCAGGATAATACCAAGGATAACACTGTTTCACCCATTTGATTTGCTAAGGGGAAGCCCAGGAGGTATAATTGTGAAAAGACTATTTTCCCCTTCAAATCAATCTGATGATAACCTCTTCGTCCgatgtccgaatgacacgttcgagtagtccattttgcCTAACTTTTCGAGAACTatctaatgatactagtttcgtatctaaatcgcaGTTATATTAATTCCTATTCATTAACGTTCgtattaaactaatcgagttattatcgactaattcgtctcttgactagtctaatagcgttgacgagcttaaggGTTTTTACAATAACAGTGGTCGTGGTGGTCCAAGTGGTGgaggtggacgtggtggaggtaaaaagacTCCAGTTCGATGTGGAAGTGGAAGAGGTAAAAAAGCTAGACTTGTAGAAGAGGAGAAAGAGGACAAGGATTTGGATGCATTTTTGCACTCGGATTCAGACGAAGAATCCAGTGAATGACTAGTGGATTTTTAGTATTTTGTTTAGGTATTTTTAAGTATATAAGATTTTTTCTATTTAGTATTTTCGTTGTTTGGTTATGGATTTGGACAGATGAACTTTTTGTAGATTTGCATGTATATGAATGTTAGTCTTTCCATTTGTATAATTTAAGAACAACGATGAAGAAatcaatattttcaaaaaaatttagcACTTTCGGCTAGATCGATGCTTCACATAACCTAGCCATAAGTGACAATAATTGATGCTTGCATATGTTTTCGGTTAGAAAGTCCCGACCATTACCAAAAAGGCGGTTATGGAAACCATCTGTTTCATAGTTACGGTTGAGAAGGACCTAGCTGTATGTTACTCTGATAACTAAAAAAACAAACTGACTCCTGGTTACAGCTAGATATCCAGGTCGTTAATATGTTTCACGGTTAGGACTCCGAACAGTAATTCTTACAAAAAGTAACAACTCTGTTTTACGGCTTGGAATCCTAGCCGTAAGTATGACACTCCAAAGCCTGCAGGTTCTGTTTGTTACGGCTTGGTCTACTTATCGATTTCCGGGCCGTAACGGGAAAGCGGTAAGGAAAGCCATATGTAACTTATTTACGGATGAGAATTACCTAGCCGTATATTACTCTGAGAACCAAAAAACAAATTTGATCCAATTTATGGATGGTATCCAGGCCGTTAACCTCTTTCACGGTTGGGAATCCAGGCCGTAATGCCGACACGCCACAAAATCTATAGGTATTTACTTAATTACAGCTTGGTTGACCTAGCGATTTCCAAGCCGTAAACACCTATAGTTTTCTATTGTACCTAGATCAtatcggctagttttttgaaccCTTAATTATACTTGAAATAACTCCATCTCCACATAAACACGCAATCCAAACCAAGATCACACTTTCCACATCAATAACCTCTACCAAAACCCCTACAAACTCAATGCAATGCactcaaaggataaacccaactttactttggatgaagacttatctctttgcGAAAATTTTGTACTATGTTATCCAAAGAGGGGATAAGAATGAAGGAAAGGTGGTTTAGCCAGTCAATCGTATTGGAGTAaggtttttgaaattttttgtagtGAAACATGTAACACTAATAACCGCGATGGAGTTGAATTGTATCATCGATTTTCATACATACGCAAAAAAGTGGAAAAATATATGGCTTTACTTCGTATCTACTTAGAGGtgaaactgatgaagaagtcgtggCTCAAGCTAAGAAGGAATGAAGAAAATGGAAATGTTATAATTTCAACTACGAAGATCAAATGGACATTATCAAAGACTTCTTGATACATCGTAAGagatgttattaaaaccaactttgtaatgcATATTTAGTGAGTATGTAATGGGTTTTATTGTGGTCTAAAATGAATGTAagtattactaattttcattcgtAGTATGTATTCATGTTGAAACTCAAAGTTTCTTAACTTACATATTAATTTACGGACGGGAAACTTGCCTTCTAAACATGTTAACCCAGCCGACATATAGACTCAGGTGATTCTGGAAAAAATGACGTCCAGAAATTCTTCACTTCCCATTCGTTGTTTGTGTTCACGACTGGGAGTTCATTAGTTCTCAACCGTGATTTCGTTGTTACGGCTGGTTCGGTACATTTTCCCAGCCGTAATAGGTAAAATACTCATATTTTCTCTGATTTTTGACGGATTTGAATTGATAAAATTGCTTTTGGGAGTTGATTATAAAGTTATCCCGAGTTTTGTGAcgaagggtttcatcatttttcttcaattatttttaaaaatattCACCAAGATCACCATTTTTCcttcaaatcaaaatcaaaatcaagttttgatttccaaaacATTAATCATTTAATTAGTCTAATCCATTCATTAATACTGTTTAGTTagcttaattaatttaattagcactaatcaaacTGTGGATAAATTAGGTATAACATAAAATATCATGATAAGGAGTTTCTATGGTTATTGTTTCATGACCCTATCCAGCCCCCAAATTCCCAGATGTTTAAAGCCTCAGTAATAATAGGATTCTAAATTTTGGACAACTTTGTATCGCGCCACACGAAGGAATATTTTTACTGTGCAGACTTTACATTAACACGGTGAATTTTGGTTTAGAGGGACAAAATTACTGAAAAGTCAATGCATCTACACAACCAATATTTTTGTTGACCCATATAACCAAGTAAGTGAACAAAATCGCACACCCACTTCTTCCCAAAGTCTCATCCAAAGACACCCCCAAAATCAATTCTTTTTCTGTGAAAGCAGAACTAGCAAAACCCTCTTCAATGGCGACAATGTCCGTAATGTCAGCTTCAAAATCATTCCTTTACAATCAAAACAAACTCATACTCTTCTCAATCTTCAAACATCCAAAACCCACCTTTTCAATCCCCTCAAAACCCTCTAAAAATCTCACCCTTTTCACTCCCACCACAAGATGCATTCATTCATCTAAACAATCACTTGAAAccaaaaatcaagacatgggtttggCTCAAAAACCTAATATCGTCAACATACTGGAAGAAAGAGGGCTGCTTGAATCAGTTACTAGTGAGAATTTAAGGTTAGTTTGTTCTTCAAATTCATCAAACCCTATGAAAGCTTATTGTGGTTTTGATCCAACTGCTGATAGTTTACATTTAGGTAATTTGATTGGTATAATTGTGTTATCATGGTTTCAAAGATGTGGTCATAATGCTGTTGCTGTTATTGGTGGTGCTACTGCTAGAGTTGGTGACCCTtctggtaaaaatattgaaagaccTGAATTAGATGTTGAAACCCTAGAGAGCAACACATTAGGGATTGTCCAAACAATTCGTACTATTCTAGGTAGATATGATCAGAACAGGAATGGTAACCCCAATTTGATGATTTTGAATAATTTTGATTGGTGGAAAGAGGTTAAATTGTTGGATTTTTTGCGCGATGTTGGGCGGTATGCGAGAGTCGGTACAATGATGGCGAAGGATAGTGTGAAAACCAGGTTAGAATCAGAGCAAGGGTTGAGTTATACTGAGTTTACTTATCAGTTATTGCAGGGTTATGATTTTTTGCATTTGTTTCGTAATGAAGGGATTAATGTTCAAATAGGAGGAAGTGATCAATGGGGGAACATAACTGCGGGTACAGAATTGATAAGGAAGATTCTTCAAGTAGAGGGTGCGTATGGTTTAACGTTTCCGCTCTTGTTGAAGAGTGATGGGACTAAGTTTGGGAAGTCTGAAGATGGTGCAATTTGGTTGTCACCATCAGTTTTGTCGCCTTATAAGTTTTATCAGTATTTTTTTACTGTTCCGGATGTGGATGTTGTGAGGTTTCTTAAGATTCTTACATTTTTGAGTTTGGAGGAGATTAAAGAGGTGGAAGAAGGAATGAGAAAACCTGGGTATGTTCCGAATTCTGCTCAGAGAAGACTCGCGGAAGAGGTTACTCGTTTTGTTCATGGTGAAGAGGGTTTGCAGGAGGCTTTGAAAGCAACTGAAGCATTGAAACCTGGAGCGGAGACTAAGCTAGATTGGAAGACTATTGAGGGGATTGCTAAAGATGTACCGTCATGTTATTTGAGTTATGATCAAGTCTTGAATGCGTCTGTGATTAATCTTTCAGTTACTACTGGTTTGTTTGAGAGTAAATCTTCAGTGCGCCGTATGTTAAAGTCTGGTGGGCTTTACTTGAACAATGCCAGAGTTAGTGAGGATAAGTGTATTGAAGCCGGAGATATTATTGATGGTAAAATCCTTCTGTTATCTTCtgggaagaagaacaagatggtcGTAAGGATATCTTAATCTTactattgtttatttttgtccatttgattTATAGAATTTAACTTACTCATTTTTTGCGGTTTCGTATAGTCCTTGTTTTTACGCAATTCTTCAATTTGTCGAGTAGGAAAACTGTCAATCTACTATGTTTTCTGTTGCATTTGGAACCAAGTCTTAACATGAGCACAGTTCAAACCAAAATGCTGTTGTGAGATTATATAACGAACACAAACTTTTCTCTGTATTATTCGATTTTACTGCACTATTTTGAAAACAACTAGAGCTTATCAAATGACACCAAAGGGGTTCAACAGTCATCATTCCCTAGGAACTTCACAGCTCTGCCAGGATAAACAGTTCGGATTTTGGGTCTGAAATGCAACTTACAGCATGTTCAGTGTGAAATGAGCTCATACGTTAAGGTACATTGGGGAAGATAACCAGGTGAATTAAGTAAACCATGTCGCAatcctgcatttactaattgcAGACTTGCAGGGAAGCAACATTTTGATGTTCCTCATATTAAGCTTATAAGTCAATTTTTTCATCTTTAAGTACAATATTTAGGCAATATCAGCTTACAGCTCACTATAAACTCAAAATGATTAATGTTTCATGCAACCTTCTTTCTGGAATACTTTCATCTTTGTTGCATTTGTTTGAACTTGAAGAACCAATGCTTAGTGATAACAATATACCAGGGTCGATTGCTGTCTCCAATTGAATGCTGTTAATCAATCTGTTGCACCGACGCCTGGCACTTACCTAAGTAATTTCTGGTTCGATACCACCTGAACTTGGAATGTTAAAGCAGCTTAATGTTTTAGTTGCATGTCAGAATCAGTTAGCAGGAAGTAGGCAAGAAGAGTTCCTTAGTTCAACCTTGAGCTGGAAATCCAAGTAGAGATCTTTAGTAAAGTTGGTCTGTCAATCGTGTGGTTGGTTCTGTTCCTAATGAGATTCTGAACTGTACAGGATTCCGGATGGTGGATCTTAGTAACAACTCACTTGGTCAATTCTGCCTTTTTCTTTATCATCTGTTACTGGTTGATATAGATAGATGTTTGCAAATTCAACTGTTTTACTGATGAACTTCACACTAGATTTTCTATGAACCTCTCTTGATCTCTTTTCTTCCTTTACTCTTTGAAACTGTCTTCTCCAACTTTCCTTCTACGAAAAATGGAGAAAGATTAGAGTCTGGAAGCTTTAAAACCAAGAACATACCATATTCCTGGACTCTTAACCTGGTAGGAAAATGTTTAACTTGTACATCTGACAGCAGCAATTGTTCTGCAACAAAGGCTCTGCTTGGTGTGCGGTGAATTTTGGCAGTAACTTGGACTTCCTAACCAGCTATGAATTTAGTGGGCCTGTAAATTTTAGCATTTCCAATCCGTAGGATACCTAGCAGTCTAGCACTAGCAGGGCCGTATTTCCATCCTCTGATAGATGAATTCTGCTAAAATTTTTGGATACTTCATCTTGACATTAACCGGAAACTTTTTATTTGGGTCGTCCAGAAATTCATTAAAAATGCAACTATTTGAACTTTTGAACACGAACACCAATTGCTAGACTACAGCCACTCTTTGGACATAATAGTATCAGCAGCAAAATTAACCTCTCGCTTAGAATATTCAAAACGCAAGGAAGAATACTGAGCTCTTGCTGCAGTCCATCTCTGACGAAAGGACCTGTGGAACTGAATCATTGACAGAAGCCTGAATAGCACTCTGAGAATCTGATCAAGAGACAGTCTCACTTTGAACAACTCTGCAGTCTGCATCTCTCGCCACATTACCGACACCTGCTGCTCCAGGATATCCAATTGACGCTCCATCACAGCATACTAAAAGTTCATCCATTTCAGGGGGACACTGCAGCCTCAAGTAATCATATTCCTTGCAAATGATACAAGTCGAAGCCAAAGGTATCTTCATTCTACTCTTCAACCTGTCTTGTGTTGCACAGCAATTTTCATGAATGATCTTCCAAGCCTGAGCAGCAAAGGAAGGGTGAACTGCACGTCTCCAAATTAGTTTAGCAACAGCTACAGCAGcatgtttaactctcaacaagtgCCTGGTGGACTTTACTGAGAGTAAACCCTTGCAAATCTCCAATTTTGGTTACCCGAAAACTGTTGCACATGAAAACAGGTTATGTTGTTCAAGACCTGCAAAGAGAGTTTGTTTTATTGTCTTTTAAAAAGTAAATTTAAACACaagcaaatatatatgaacacaaCTAACTAACCCTTTCTGCAGCCCAACTTCGACCAACCAAACAGGCAAATATCCAACGAGGAAATGCATCCTTGTCGCTAAGCTACTCTTACGACTACAATGTCTCTGAAATAATCCAAGTTTCATAGATGTTCCCTGCAGAGAGTCATAAAGAAAAGTTTTTCAGACAGTGCTCCAAACCTGATGTTTTTCAGCCAGTGCTACAAACCCAAACTTTCCACCCATTTTTAACGAAGATGGATGAACTTAAATTCTAAACAACATCAAGCTAGATAACTTTCAGGGTACATTTAGTGGAATACCTGCAGAGACCTGTCCAACTTAAAAAGTTTCCTAAATGAAGATTCACTTGTACATTTGCAAGATACTAATGGTCCCTGAACTTGTAGCTTAATCCAACAACGGGGGAAAGGTGATAGCGAGAATGAAGCTGTAATGCTGACAAAAACTCATAAGATGTGCCAGAATCCTACTGGACGAAAGAGTACTTCATCCTTCAGAATTTGAGATACCAAGCCTTAATGTCACTAAGCACTGGCGAAACCTATACCTTGAACAAGCATGTAAATCCATCACCAGTAATCCTTACATGAGCATTGACCGTCAACAAAATGATGGAACAGGTTTGAATCTCTCAAAATGATGCGTCGTTCTAAAAGTTTTGATACGAACTTCATAAACATATGACAGTCCTTACAAACACGCAAGTTCTTTAAGATCCGAATAGGCATCCGATCATGAGGCTTGCTAATCAACCCATATGCAAGAGCAAGCTTTTCACTGTGATAACTGATAGATTCAACTTTCTCGTCCTCCCCAACATCATGCAAAGCCAAATGCCGGTCAGGAACATAACCAGCTTTCTGTATCTCCTTCATCAAACTATCCAGCTTTCGGTAGATTTCCTCATTTTGCAAATGACTTCGATCGTCAGACACAAACTTGTGAACCTTATAATCGATCTCAATCCAACTATAAGCTGGAGCCTTTCGAATCTTCTTGTCTTTCATAAGAGACCTCACCAATGCTACTTTTCCCCATCTTCCAGCAGAAGCATACATGTTGGACAATATTATATA
This window encodes:
- the LOC113341289 gene encoding tyrosine--tRNA ligase, chloroplastic/mitochondrial-like, which encodes MATMSVMSASKSFLYNQNKLILFSIFKHPKPTFSIPSKPSKNLTLFTPTTRCIHSSKQSLETKNQDMGLAQKPNIVNILEERGLLESVTSENLRLVCSSNSSNPMKAYCGFDPTADSLHLGNLIGIIVLSWFQRCGHNAVAVIGGATARVGDPSGKNIERPELDVETLESNTLGIVQTIRTILGRYDQNRNGNPNLMILNNFDWWKEVKLLDFLRDVGRYARVGTMMAKDSVKTRLESEQGLSYTEFTYQLLQGYDFLHLFRNEGINVQIGGSDQWGNITAGTELIRKILQVEGAYGLTFPLLLKSDGTKFGKSEDGAIWLSPSVLSPYKFYQYFFTVPDVDVVRFLKILTFLSLEEIKEVEEGMRKPGYVPNSAQRRLAEEVTRFVHGEEGLQEALKATEALKPGAETKLDWKTIEGIAKDVPSCYLSYDQVLNASVINLSVTTGLFESKSSVRRMLKSGGLYLNNARVSEDKCIEAGDIIDGKILLLSSGKKNKMVVRIS